The nucleotide sequence TCGGGCTGCGGGACGACATCGCCGCGCCCTACGAGGACTACCCCGCCTGGCTCCTGCTGGTCCTCGGCTGGGCGTTGGTCGTGGCCCTGCCGCTCATCGGCTTCCTCCTCGCCCGGCTGCCGTGGCGCGACGGGACCCACCTGGACGGACCACCGCCCGGCTCCGATCCGGCGGCGCCCCTGCACCCGACCCCCGCGACGGGCCCGGCCGCCCACAACCCCCCGGCGATCGGGCAGGACGAGGGAGGACTCCGATGAGCACGCCCGCGATCGTGATGATGGTGGTGGCGATGGTCGTGATCTGGGGCGGTCTCGCCCTGGCCATCGCCAACCTGCTGCGCCACGGCGCCGTCGAGGATCGGACCGAGAACCTGCGCCGGGACCGCTGACCCCGGGCGGACGACGGCCGGGGTCGGCAGGACGGCCGGAACCGTCATCACCGGCCTCGATGCGGACCATCAGCACATTCGTCTTCCGTGACCCACCGCACTCGCTGACAGTGATGCGCGTCGCATTCCGCGCATGCCGAACCCCGGCAGCCGTCCGCGCGGTCGTCGTCGGTCACGACGGCGTCCGGTTGCGGGCGGTCCGTGCCGGACGGCGCGGCTGCAGCCGATCGCTGCGGCCGACCGACGAAGGGGAGTCGCTTGAGGAACAGGACAACCGGGAGGCCGAGGAGTTCGTTCGTCCTCGTCGGCATGGCGGGGGCGCTCGCGTTCACCGCGCTGGCGCCGGTACCGGCCGCCGCAGCGCCGGGCGGGGCTCCGGACTTCGGACCGAACGTGCGGATCTTCGACGAGAGCACGCCGCTCGAGGAGATCAACGCGTACCTGATGAGCATCTCGGACGCAGCCGAGTTCAGCACCGACCGGCACGCCGTG is from Blastococcus sp. HT6-4 and encodes:
- a CDS encoding methionine/alanine import family NSS transporter small subunit, which produces MSTPAIVMMVVAMVVIWGGLALAIANLLRHGAVEDRTENLRRDR